A single window of Actinoallomurus bryophytorum DNA harbors:
- a CDS encoding nucleotide sugar dehydrogenase, whose translation MDLVVIGLGYVGLPLAREACRAGLKVAGLDRDPRVVAGLKAGLSHVDDVSPAEIEEMLAAGFTPSRDESILEGVRTVVICVPTPLSADGGPDLTAVQKASQTVARHLNPGTLVVLESTTYPGTTEEIVGPILEESGLKAGDDFHLAFSPERIDPGNPVYGVANTPKIVGGLTPACASAAAGFYGKFVEQVVQAKGTREAEMAKLLENTYRHVNIALVNEMAVFCHELGIDLWDAIGCAATKPFGFQAFYPGPGVGGHCIPIDPNYLSYKVRSLGYPFRFVELAQEINDRMPRYVVERAQALLNREGRAIKNAKVLLLGVTYKADIADQRESPARPVAARLRKMGADLTFHDPHVEDWEVDGTPVPRARVLYTALAEADLVVVLTNHAEYDTDTLTRHARLLFDTRGGTRMADESAAERVELL comes from the coding sequence GTGGACCTGGTGGTCATTGGACTCGGATACGTCGGCCTCCCCCTCGCACGGGAGGCGTGCCGCGCCGGGCTTAAGGTCGCCGGTCTGGACCGCGACCCTCGCGTCGTGGCCGGGCTCAAGGCGGGGCTCTCCCATGTCGACGACGTCAGCCCGGCCGAGATCGAGGAGATGCTCGCGGCCGGCTTCACGCCCAGCCGCGACGAGTCGATCCTCGAGGGCGTGCGCACCGTCGTGATCTGCGTGCCCACGCCCCTGTCGGCCGACGGCGGCCCGGACCTTACGGCCGTGCAGAAGGCGTCTCAGACGGTCGCGCGGCACCTGAACCCCGGCACGCTGGTGGTCCTGGAGAGCACCACCTACCCGGGCACGACGGAGGAGATCGTCGGGCCGATCCTGGAAGAGTCCGGGCTCAAGGCCGGCGATGACTTCCACCTGGCGTTCTCACCGGAGCGGATCGACCCGGGCAACCCGGTCTACGGCGTCGCCAACACGCCCAAGATCGTCGGTGGCCTCACTCCGGCCTGCGCTTCGGCGGCCGCCGGGTTCTACGGCAAGTTCGTCGAGCAGGTCGTGCAGGCCAAGGGCACCCGCGAGGCCGAGATGGCCAAGCTGCTGGAGAACACCTACCGGCACGTCAACATCGCCCTGGTCAACGAGATGGCGGTGTTCTGCCACGAGCTCGGCATCGACCTGTGGGACGCGATCGGATGCGCCGCCACCAAGCCGTTCGGGTTCCAGGCGTTCTACCCCGGGCCCGGCGTCGGCGGTCACTGCATCCCGATCGACCCGAACTACCTGTCCTACAAGGTCCGGTCGCTCGGCTACCCGTTCCGCTTCGTCGAACTCGCCCAAGAGATCAACGACCGGATGCCCCGCTACGTGGTCGAACGCGCCCAGGCCCTGCTCAACCGGGAGGGCCGGGCGATAAAGAACGCCAAGGTCCTGCTGCTCGGCGTGACCTACAAGGCCGACATCGCCGACCAGCGCGAGTCGCCGGCCCGCCCGGTCGCCGCCCGGCTACGCAAGATGGGCGCCGACCTGACGTTCCACGATCCGCATGTGGAGGACTGGGAGGTCGACGGCACACCGGTGCCGCGCGCCCGTGTGCTCTACACCGCGCTGGCCGAGGCCGACCTCGTCGTGGTGCTCACCAACCACGCCGAGTACGACACCGACACCCTCACGCGTCACGCGCGGCTGCTGTTCGACACGCGCGGCGGTACCCGTATGGCCGACGAGTCGGCGGCCGAGCGCGTCGAATTGCTTTGA
- a CDS encoding glycosyltransferase family 4 protein, with product MIFFSAALAWRHARDDPRRAFRLAVRLALRVVPGRVRPRLTKWGKPTPKADETRDLRELLGDARTGTAAPQRRAGSDATRILHFVTNSLPATQAGYTVRTQRIAVAQRELGLDPHVVTRLGHPLAQGVADARPECTVDGVTYHRLLPWLPPRGPVREIRKAADLAGRLVERLRPSVLHAASNHMNAAVALELRDRHGVPVAYEVRGFLEDSWLSRDPARTEADEFYRLTREVETARMRAADLVVTLGEAMREEIESRGVDNVLVVPNAVDDSFLAPLPDGAKLRAELGIAPGDIVVGLTSTFYGFEGISTLIEAAALRRDITLLLVGDGPERAALERLVAERRVSAVFTGRVPVDQVRRYQAVLDVFAVPRTADRVCQLVTPLKPLEAMAGGIPVIASDVRALREIIEPGVTGTLTVPEDPEAWANCLEELIYSPKTRGEIGQAGREWVAEYRTWRAVTARYLDRYRQIAQGSI from the coding sequence ATGATCTTTTTCTCCGCGGCGCTGGCCTGGCGGCATGCACGCGATGACCCACGCCGCGCGTTCCGGCTCGCCGTACGCCTGGCGCTCCGCGTCGTTCCAGGGAGGGTACGCCCTCGTCTGACAAAGTGGGGCAAGCCGACTCCGAAGGCCGACGAGACGCGTGACCTGCGCGAACTTCTCGGCGACGCACGGACGGGCACGGCCGCGCCGCAGCGGCGCGCGGGCTCCGACGCCACGCGAATCCTGCACTTCGTCACGAACTCGCTGCCGGCCACCCAGGCCGGCTACACCGTGCGGACGCAGCGGATCGCCGTCGCCCAGCGGGAGCTCGGGCTCGATCCGCACGTCGTGACGCGGCTCGGCCATCCGCTCGCCCAGGGGGTCGCGGACGCGCGGCCGGAGTGCACGGTCGACGGGGTCACCTACCACCGGCTCCTGCCGTGGCTGCCGCCGCGCGGCCCGGTACGGGAGATCCGCAAGGCGGCCGACCTGGCCGGGCGCCTCGTCGAACGGCTGCGCCCCTCGGTCCTGCACGCGGCCAGCAACCACATGAACGCGGCCGTCGCGCTGGAGCTTCGCGACCGTCACGGTGTGCCCGTGGCCTACGAGGTCCGCGGCTTCCTGGAGGACTCCTGGCTGTCGCGGGACCCGGCGCGTACGGAGGCCGATGAGTTCTACCGGCTCACCCGTGAGGTCGAGACCGCACGGATGCGCGCCGCCGACCTGGTCGTGACCCTCGGCGAGGCGATGCGCGAGGAGATCGAGAGCCGCGGCGTGGACAACGTGCTCGTCGTGCCGAACGCCGTCGACGACTCGTTCCTGGCGCCCCTGCCCGACGGCGCCAAGCTCCGTGCCGAGCTGGGCATCGCGCCCGGCGACATCGTGGTGGGCCTCACCTCGACGTTCTACGGCTTCGAGGGCATCTCCACGCTCATCGAGGCGGCCGCCCTGCGCCGTGACATCACCCTGCTGCTCGTCGGCGACGGCCCGGAGCGGGCCGCCCTCGAACGCCTCGTCGCGGAGCGGCGGGTTTCCGCGGTGTTCACCGGGCGGGTGCCGGTCGATCAGGTGCGTCGGTATCAAGCCGTCCTCGATGTCTTCGCGGTCCCGCGAACGGCGGACCGTGTGTGCCAGCTGGTGACTCCGCTGAAGCCCTTGGAGGCCATGGCAGGAGGGATCCCAGTAATAGCAAGTGATGTCAGAGCGCTCCGCGAAATCATCGAACCAGGCGTGACCGGCACGTTAACAGTTCCGGAAGACCCGGAAGCATGGGCCAATTGCCTGGAGGAGCTCATTTACAGTCCCAAGACACGGGGCGAAATCGGACAGGCCGGTCGAGAGTGGGTCGCGGAATACCGGACCTGGCGGGCGGTGACCGCTCGCTATCTCGATCGCTATCGGCAAATCGCCCAAGGCAGCATCTGA
- the wecB gene encoding non-hydrolyzing UDP-N-acetylglucosamine 2-epimerase, with protein MTHVLGARPNFVKAAPVIAALSASRQAAGGPRRGQRVIHTGQHYDERMSDVFFRELGLPEPDANLGVGSGSHAAQTAAIMIALEKEFIERSPELVMVYGDVNSTIAAALVAAKLHIPVAHVEAGLRSFDMTMPEEVNRRLVDQLSNLLFVTSPEAVGHLAAEGVGVDRVHFVGNPMIDTLLSHLDAFDTEAVRAAHGLPERYIVATLHRPANVDDPQIAAGLVKRLHEIADLADVVMPVHPRGRKVLTEAGLDDHPRVKLLEPLGYVDFVATVRGAAVVVTDSGGVQEETTILGVPCLTVRPNTERPITITHGTNRLVTAEGLVPAVERALAADAGEREVPPLWDGKAGPRIARVVEDWLDG; from the coding sequence ATCACGCACGTCCTCGGCGCCCGGCCGAACTTCGTCAAGGCCGCCCCCGTCATCGCCGCGCTGTCCGCGTCTCGGCAGGCCGCCGGCGGCCCGCGGCGCGGGCAGCGAGTGATCCACACCGGGCAGCACTACGACGAACGCATGTCCGATGTCTTCTTCCGCGAGCTCGGTCTGCCCGAACCGGACGCCAACCTCGGCGTGGGCTCGGGCAGCCACGCCGCGCAGACCGCGGCGATCATGATCGCGCTGGAGAAGGAGTTCATCGAGCGTTCACCCGAGCTGGTCATGGTGTACGGCGACGTGAACTCCACCATCGCCGCCGCCCTGGTCGCGGCCAAGCTGCACATCCCGGTCGCCCATGTCGAGGCCGGGCTGCGCAGCTTCGACATGACCATGCCCGAAGAGGTCAACCGGCGCCTCGTCGACCAGCTCTCGAACCTGCTGTTCGTCACCAGCCCGGAGGCCGTCGGTCACCTGGCCGCCGAAGGCGTGGGTGTCGACCGGGTGCACTTCGTCGGCAACCCGATGATCGACACGCTGCTCTCCCATCTCGACGCGTTCGACACCGAGGCGGTGCGCGCCGCCCACGGGCTGCCCGAGCGCTACATCGTCGCGACCCTCCACCGGCCCGCGAACGTGGACGACCCGCAGATCGCGGCCGGGCTGGTCAAGCGGCTGCACGAGATCGCCGACCTGGCCGACGTCGTCATGCCCGTGCACCCGCGCGGGCGCAAGGTGCTGACCGAGGCCGGGCTCGATGACCATCCCCGGGTGAAGCTGCTGGAGCCGCTCGGCTACGTCGACTTCGTCGCGACCGTACGCGGGGCCGCCGTCGTCGTCACCGACTCGGGCGGCGTCCAGGAGGAGACGACGATCCTCGGCGTGCCGTGCCTGACCGTACGGCCCAACACCGAGCGGCCGATCACCATCACCCACGGCACGAACCGGCTCGTCACGGCCGAGGGCCTCGTGCCCGCGGTCGAGCGGGCGCTGGCGGCGGACGCGGGTGAGCGCGAGGTCCCGCCGCTGTGGGACGGCAAGGCAGGGCCGCGCATCGCACGAGTTGTGGAGGACTGGCTCGATGGCTGA
- a CDS encoding glycosyltransferase, translating to MTSTAKGNRVRALVYGDVDLNIIDGSAIWAQAMVQALHEAGVEVTFVLKAPVRTDRLVAPLEKLPEVTVRRLPEDATGSLTVEAAARLLTELDTAEPYDLVVVRGRRLAVRLTGTPLAGRLWTYLTDVPQNTAEMAASKGVRGELAAVAKASRFLLCQTEELRCFLEGVLHKAAGKCVLFPPVVALPPGLEPKAGHTPGRPLKLVYTGKFAPRWNTYEMTGLPRRLAARGVDAELHMIGDKIHNDRTDPGFSRRMRVALESTPGLVWHGGHPRAEAMRVTSGCDIGLSWRHPDLDASLELSTKVLEMGSLGLPVVLNRTPMHENLLGADYPLFANTEQEVVDVLAEAADPATYTWARNRCLEAARDFTLAAAADRLRGYLRLAFPPAPAGAAPTKVVVAGHDLKFFTRLLDYLRSLPGVEVRVDQWPALGKHDPEVSRELAEWADVVVCEWCGPNAVWYSEWLKKHGRPDQRLVVRLHRFELYGAWPGRLDINAIDQVVCVSPHYADLTRKMTGWPADKVTVIPNWVDDAQFGRAKLPGAEHHLGVIGMAPWRKRLDLAVDVLEHLRRKDPRFMLFVKSKLPWDLPWIWNRTEERESFEALFRRIRRSPLLASGVVFDPAGPDVASWLRRVGFVLSTSDDESFHLAPAEGMASGAVPALLPWEGSDRIYDRGWIHEDPAAMAEGIAAMVAEGRWEEERAQARAEVRRSYALDLVSEQWAELVTRSGGAAAARTPTTYQAPAPSA from the coding sequence ATGACTTCCACCGCGAAAGGAAACCGCGTGCGCGCTCTCGTGTACGGCGACGTCGACCTCAACATCATCGACGGGTCGGCGATCTGGGCTCAGGCGATGGTGCAGGCGTTGCACGAGGCCGGCGTCGAGGTGACCTTCGTGCTCAAGGCCCCGGTGCGTACGGACCGGCTGGTGGCACCGCTGGAGAAGCTGCCGGAGGTCACGGTGCGCCGGCTTCCCGAGGACGCCACCGGGTCGCTGACGGTCGAGGCCGCGGCGCGGCTGCTCACCGAGCTGGACACCGCAGAGCCGTACGACCTCGTCGTCGTACGTGGACGGCGGCTCGCGGTGCGCCTCACCGGGACGCCGCTCGCCGGCCGGCTGTGGACCTATCTCACCGACGTGCCGCAGAACACCGCCGAGATGGCCGCGAGCAAGGGCGTACGCGGTGAGCTGGCCGCGGTGGCCAAGGCGTCGCGCTTCCTGCTCTGCCAGACCGAGGAGCTGCGCTGCTTCCTCGAGGGCGTGCTGCACAAGGCGGCCGGGAAGTGCGTGCTGTTCCCCCCGGTCGTCGCGCTGCCTCCCGGCCTGGAGCCGAAGGCGGGGCACACGCCGGGCCGGCCGCTGAAGCTCGTCTACACGGGCAAGTTCGCGCCGCGCTGGAACACCTACGAGATGACCGGACTGCCCCGCCGCCTGGCCGCGCGGGGCGTCGACGCCGAGCTGCACATGATCGGCGACAAGATCCACAACGATCGTACGGACCCGGGGTTCTCCCGCCGGATGCGCGTCGCGCTGGAGTCCACCCCCGGCCTGGTCTGGCACGGCGGTCACCCGCGTGCGGAGGCCATGCGGGTGACGTCCGGCTGCGACATCGGGCTGTCCTGGCGGCACCCGGACCTGGACGCGAGCCTCGAGCTGTCCACGAAGGTCCTGGAGATGGGCTCGCTCGGGCTGCCGGTCGTGCTGAACCGCACCCCGATGCACGAGAACCTCCTCGGCGCGGACTATCCCCTGTTCGCGAACACCGAGCAGGAGGTCGTGGACGTCCTGGCCGAGGCGGCCGACCCCGCGACGTACACATGGGCGCGGAACCGCTGCCTGGAGGCGGCACGCGACTTCACGCTCGCCGCGGCGGCCGACCGGCTCCGCGGCTACCTGCGTCTGGCGTTCCCGCCGGCGCCCGCGGGAGCGGCGCCCACGAAGGTCGTGGTGGCCGGGCACGACCTGAAGTTCTTCACCCGCCTGCTGGACTACCTGCGCTCGCTCCCGGGTGTCGAGGTACGGGTCGACCAGTGGCCGGCCCTCGGCAAGCACGATCCGGAGGTGAGCCGCGAGCTCGCCGAGTGGGCCGACGTGGTGGTCTGCGAATGGTGCGGGCCGAACGCCGTCTGGTACAGCGAGTGGCTGAAGAAGCACGGCCGTCCTGACCAGCGCCTCGTCGTGCGCCTGCACCGCTTCGAGCTGTACGGCGCGTGGCCGGGACGCCTCGACATCAACGCCATCGACCAGGTGGTGTGCGTGAGCCCGCACTACGCCGACCTGACCCGCAAGATGACCGGCTGGCCCGCCGACAAGGTCACCGTCATCCCCAACTGGGTGGACGACGCGCAGTTCGGCCGGGCCAAGCTGCCCGGTGCGGAGCACCACCTGGGCGTCATCGGCATGGCTCCGTGGCGCAAGCGGCTCGACCTCGCCGTCGACGTGCTCGAACACCTGCGCCGTAAGGACCCGAGGTTCATGCTGTTCGTGAAGTCCAAGCTGCCCTGGGACCTGCCGTGGATCTGGAACCGTACCGAGGAGCGGGAGAGCTTCGAGGCGCTGTTCCGCCGGATCCGCCGCTCACCGCTGCTCGCCTCGGGCGTCGTCTTCGACCCGGCCGGCCCCGATGTCGCCTCCTGGCTGCGCCGCGTCGGATTCGTGCTGTCCACCAGCGACGACGAGAGCTTCCACCTCGCACCGGCCGAGGGCATGGCCTCCGGCGCGGTGCCGGCGCTGCTGCCCTGGGAGGGCTCGGACCGCATCTACGACCGAGGTTGGATCCACGAGGACCCGGCCGCGATGGCCGAGGGCATCGCCGCGATGGTCGCGGAGGGCCGATGGGAAGAGGAGAGGGCGCAGGCACGCGCCGAGGTCCGGCGGTCCTACGCCCTCGATCTCGTCAGCGAGCAGTGGGCCGAGCTGGTCACACGCTCCGGGGGCGCCGCAGCGGCACGAACGCCCACGACATATCAGGCTCCAGCGCCCAGTGCATGA
- a CDS encoding acyltransferase family protein: protein MTSPSTPPTAPPDTPTPIPADASPTRSIATSPETVIEQRPARRPRDPFFDNAKFMAIVLVVAGHSIVNLRDVRIAHAAYLFVYTFHMPVFIVITGYFSRNFTFSGGKARKLITNLGVPYVVFETAYSTYHWAVGHSKFEISVLDPYYLTWFLMALFLWRLSTPVWQQIRWPVGAAVILSLLAGTTDLPKDLEMNRTFGLVPFYVLGLMLKPEHFEALKRPKARVVGAITLVLAFAFTLSVADRRMATSWVYWKAGNADMHVNNLVGSGMRLGLLVGAGILVMAFLTMVPAKRTWFTSLGGATLYAYLLHGFFTKLLEYMGWWDRPFLHTMPGVAATAVAGALLATFLCTPPVRKVMHWALEPDMSWAFVPLRRPRSV from the coding sequence ATGACTTCGCCGAGCACACCTCCCACCGCCCCGCCGGACACCCCGACGCCCATCCCGGCCGACGCGTCTCCGACCAGGTCGATCGCCACGTCACCGGAGACGGTCATCGAGCAGCGGCCCGCACGGCGACCGCGCGACCCGTTCTTCGACAACGCGAAGTTCATGGCCATCGTGCTCGTCGTGGCCGGCCACTCGATCGTGAACCTGCGCGACGTACGGATCGCGCACGCGGCCTACCTGTTCGTCTACACGTTCCACATGCCGGTGTTCATCGTGATCACCGGCTACTTCTCGCGTAACTTCACGTTCAGCGGCGGCAAGGCCCGCAAGCTGATCACGAACCTGGGCGTGCCCTACGTCGTCTTCGAGACGGCGTACTCCACCTACCACTGGGCGGTCGGGCACTCCAAGTTCGAGATCAGCGTGCTGGATCCCTACTACCTGACCTGGTTCCTGATGGCGCTGTTCCTGTGGCGCCTGTCGACGCCGGTCTGGCAGCAGATCCGCTGGCCGGTGGGGGCGGCCGTGATCCTCTCACTGCTCGCCGGGACGACCGATCTGCCCAAAGACCTGGAGATGAACCGCACGTTCGGCCTGGTGCCGTTCTACGTGCTCGGACTGATGCTCAAGCCCGAGCACTTCGAGGCACTGAAGCGCCCCAAGGCACGGGTGGTCGGCGCGATCACGCTGGTCCTCGCCTTCGCGTTCACGCTGTCCGTCGCCGACCGGCGTATGGCGACCAGCTGGGTGTACTGGAAGGCCGGCAACGCCGACATGCACGTGAACAACCTGGTCGGCTCGGGCATGCGCCTCGGGCTCCTGGTGGGGGCGGGCATCCTCGTGATGGCCTTCCTCACGATGGTGCCCGCCAAGCGCACCTGGTTCACCAGCCTGGGCGGCGCCACGCTGTACGCCTACCTGCTGCACGGGTTCTTCACCAAGCTCCTGGAGTACATGGGCTGGTGGGACAGGCCGTTCCTGCACACGATGCCCGGCGTGGCCGCCACGGCCGTGGCCGGGGCGCTGCTCGCGACGTTCCTGTGCACCCCGCCCGTACGCAAGGTCATGCACTGGGCGCTGGAGCCTGATATGTCGTGGGCGTTCGTGCCGCTGCGGCGCCCCCGGAGCGTGTGA
- a CDS encoding LCP family protein, which translates to MFSDYEYTEYGTPLDQGPNRGMLWRVLGWVAVGLAVVLVGTSLVAYGTYRKLQGNITHEDVTAELGTHRPPKLNQALNVLLIGSDQRNGANAKYGKAEGERSDTIILLHFSPGGKKAIGISFPRDSMVQLPECTTPGGKSIPGGLNMINSSFNNGGAGCTMHTIETLTGIRVDHFVKVDFSGFKRVVDALGGVEICLPQRVDDKDSKLHLSAGRHIVKGDTALAYVRNRHGLGDGSDTDRIKRQQKFLGAVVKKATSNGTLTNPSKLYSFFDAATKSVTTDKDFTIDEMKKVAGSLQGMSAGKVQFITVPWGAYAPDPNRIAWRQPDANNLFAAVRSDNRIQAPAPATQASVPPAQIKVRVLNGTSTPGLAQRVGDQLTARGYSVLGIGTSSTKLSQTQLRYGSGADQQAAALGQVAPGGKPVATQSVTAGVVDLVLGADWEGLKGTQPKAIPKTADAVNAADDPCKG; encoded by the coding sequence ATGTTCAGCGACTACGAGTACACCGAATACGGCACCCCCCTCGACCAAGGTCCGAACCGGGGGATGCTCTGGCGTGTGCTCGGCTGGGTGGCCGTGGGACTGGCCGTGGTCCTGGTCGGGACCAGCCTCGTGGCGTACGGGACGTACCGCAAGCTGCAGGGCAACATCACCCATGAGGACGTCACCGCCGAGCTCGGCACGCACCGGCCGCCAAAGCTCAACCAGGCTCTCAACGTGCTACTGATCGGCTCGGACCAGCGCAACGGGGCCAACGCCAAGTACGGCAAGGCGGAGGGCGAGCGCTCCGACACGATCATCCTGCTGCACTTCTCCCCCGGCGGTAAGAAGGCCATCGGCATCAGCTTCCCCCGCGACTCGATGGTGCAGCTGCCGGAGTGCACGACGCCGGGCGGCAAGAGCATCCCGGGTGGCCTCAACATGATCAACTCGTCGTTCAACAACGGCGGGGCCGGCTGCACCATGCACACCATCGAGACGCTGACCGGGATCCGCGTCGACCACTTCGTGAAGGTCGACTTCTCCGGCTTCAAGCGGGTCGTGGACGCCCTCGGCGGCGTCGAGATCTGCCTTCCGCAGCGCGTCGACGACAAGGACAGCAAGCTGCACCTGTCCGCCGGCCGGCACATCGTGAAGGGCGACACCGCACTCGCGTACGTGCGCAACCGGCACGGTCTCGGCGACGGCTCGGACACGGACCGGATCAAGCGGCAGCAGAAGTTCCTCGGCGCGGTGGTCAAGAAGGCCACCAGCAACGGCACGCTGACCAACCCGAGCAAGCTCTACAGCTTCTTCGACGCGGCCACGAAGTCGGTCACCACCGACAAGGACTTCACCATCGATGAGATGAAGAAGGTCGCGGGCAGCCTCCAGGGCATGTCCGCGGGCAAGGTGCAGTTCATCACGGTGCCGTGGGGGGCCTACGCGCCGGACCCCAACCGGATCGCGTGGCGGCAGCCCGACGCGAACAACCTGTTCGCCGCGGTCCGCAGTGACAACCGGATCCAGGCTCCCGCGCCGGCCACGCAGGCGAGTGTGCCGCCGGCCCAGATCAAGGTCCGGGTGCTCAACGGGACCAGTACGCCCGGCCTGGCCCAGCGCGTCGGCGACCAGCTCACCGCGCGCGGCTACTCCGTGCTGGGCATCGGCACCTCGTCCACGAAGCTGAGCCAGACCCAGCTGCGCTACGGCAGCGGCGCCGACCAGCAGGCCGCCGCCCTCGGGCAGGTGGCACCCGGCGGCAAGCCGGTCGCCACCCAGTCCGTCACCGCGGGTGTGGTGGACCTGGTCCTCGGCGCCGACTGGGAGGGGCTCAAGGGCACGCAGCCCAAGGCCATCCCCAAGACCGCGGACGCGGTCAACGCCGCGGACGACCCCTGCAAGGGGTAG
- a CDS encoding TIGR03089 family protein yields the protein MSHPVDLLRRALAAEPSRPLVTFYDDATGERVEFSVKTFDNWVAKTANLLIDGLGAEPGAKVVLALPLHWQTAVWLFACWSAGLTAVPVDEGDIPADADIVAAAPGRLDAALSTGAEVVGLSLHSLGAPLEECPPGVTDYAIEVRAYGDRFGAAVSPDAQTVEIGGEVMTGAELVAAAEALGLPPATRMLTTVSYATRDGLLSGLIGPLASQGSVIISQNPDEARLDRRISLERATAVIRPGSTHSATRPSL from the coding sequence ATGTCGCATCCCGTTGACCTGCTGCGTCGGGCGCTGGCCGCCGAACCGTCCCGTCCCCTCGTCACCTTCTATGACGACGCCACAGGCGAACGCGTCGAGTTCTCGGTGAAGACCTTCGACAACTGGGTCGCCAAGACCGCGAACCTCCTCATCGACGGGCTCGGCGCCGAGCCGGGCGCCAAGGTGGTGCTCGCGCTGCCGCTCCACTGGCAGACCGCCGTCTGGCTGTTCGCGTGCTGGTCTGCGGGGCTGACCGCGGTGCCGGTGGATGAGGGCGACATCCCCGCGGACGCCGACATCGTGGCGGCGGCGCCGGGCCGCCTGGACGCGGCGCTCTCGACCGGGGCCGAGGTGGTCGGCCTGTCGCTGCACTCTCTCGGCGCCCCGCTCGAGGAGTGCCCGCCCGGAGTCACCGACTACGCGATCGAGGTGCGTGCCTACGGCGACCGTTTCGGCGCGGCCGTGTCGCCGGACGCTCAGACCGTCGAGATCGGCGGTGAGGTCATGACCGGCGCGGAGCTCGTCGCGGCGGCCGAGGCGCTGGGCCTGCCCCCGGCGACACGGATGCTGACGACTGTGTCCTACGCCACACGGGACGGCCTACTTTCGGGACTGATCGGCCCACTGGCCTCGCAGGGATCAGTAATAATCAGCCAAAATCCGGATGAAGCACGACTGGACCGTCGTATATCTCTGGAACGGGCCACAGCGGTGATTCGCCCAGGTTCGACCCACTCAGCCACTCGACCTAGCCTTTAG
- a CDS encoding glycosyltransferase family 2 protein has translation MTNTPHVTIVLPCYNEQDHVIDEVERICKAMDASGHTYELLAVDDFSTDGTLARLEEAAPHFPNMQVVPFHRNGGSGTVRRIGSQQAKGDIVVWTDADMTYPNDRIPELVDILDTDRSVDQVVGARTTEEGTHKLLRVPAKWFIRKTAERLAGQKIPDLNSGLRAFRKDVAEPYLKLLPPGFSCVTTITLAFLSNQHDIRYVPIDYAKRAGSSKFHFVHDAYRYILQVLRMVMYFNPLKVLMPPALWLIGLGIAKGVFDMVVHPVRFANNTVMIFVTGLIIGSMALLADLIVRSRGDT, from the coding sequence GTGACTAACACGCCCCATGTGACGATCGTGTTGCCCTGCTACAACGAGCAGGACCACGTCATCGACGAGGTCGAGCGCATCTGCAAGGCGATGGACGCCAGCGGACACACCTACGAGCTGCTCGCCGTCGACGACTTCTCCACCGATGGCACTTTGGCCCGGCTCGAAGAGGCAGCGCCGCACTTCCCGAATATGCAGGTGGTGCCGTTCCACCGCAACGGCGGCTCCGGCACCGTACGCCGCATCGGATCCCAGCAGGCCAAGGGCGACATCGTCGTCTGGACCGACGCGGACATGACCTATCCGAACGACCGCATCCCCGAGCTGGTCGACATCCTCGACACCGACCGGTCGGTGGATCAGGTGGTCGGCGCGCGTACCACCGAGGAGGGCACGCACAAGCTGCTGCGGGTGCCGGCCAAGTGGTTCATCCGCAAGACGGCCGAGCGTCTCGCCGGGCAGAAGATCCCGGACCTCAACTCCGGGCTGCGCGCCTTCCGCAAGGACGTCGCCGAGCCGTACCTCAAGCTGCTGCCGCCGGGGTTCTCCTGCGTCACCACCATCACGCTGGCGTTCCTGTCCAACCAGCACGACATCCGTTACGTGCCGATCGACTACGCCAAGCGTGCCGGCAGCTCGAAGTTCCACTTCGTGCACGACGCCTACCGCTACATCCTGCAGGTGTTGCGGATGGTGATGTACTTCAACCCGCTCAAGGTCCTCATGCCGCCCGCGCTGTGGCTGATCGGGCTGGGCATCGCCAAGGGCGTCTTCGACATGGTCGTGCACCCGGTGCGGTTCGCGAACAACACCGTCATGATCTTCGTGACCGGGCTGATCATCGGCTCGATGGCACTGCTCGCCGACCTGATCGTGCGGTCGCGGGGAGACACGTGA